In Gossypium hirsutum isolate 1008001.06 chromosome D06, Gossypium_hirsutum_v2.1, whole genome shotgun sequence, one genomic interval encodes:
- the LOC107901780 gene encoding uncharacterized protein At5g01610 has translation MSPSPKILTPISLFGTLLLLPLLVASSLHDLLQSQGLPVGLFPDNVKSYKFDPDDGRLEVHLETPCMAKFDGRVHFDRVVTANLSYGGLVGLEGLSQEELFVWFNVKGITVNDPSSGLILFDIGVAHKQLSLSLFEDPPVCKRQGVLAEILGRKKMGFQVQR, from the exons ATGTCTCCATCTCCGAAAATTCTGACACCCATATCTTTATTCGGCACTCTGCTTCTTCTCCCTCTCTTAGTCGCCTCTTCCTTACATGATCTCCTTCAGAGTCAAGGCTTGCCTGTTGGTCTTTTCCCAGACAATGTTAAATCCTATAAATTTGACCCTGATGATGGCCGCCTTGAAGTGCACCTGGAAACCCCATGCATGGCCAAGTTTGATGGGAGGGTACACTTTGACCGTGTGGTCACAGCTAATCTTAGCTATGGTGGACTTGTGGGACTTGAAGGCCTCTCTCAGGAAGAGCTGTTTGTGTGGTTTAATGTTAAAGGTATCACTGTTAATGATCCTTCTTCTGGCCTTATTCTGTTTGATATCGGGGTTGCCCATAAACAACTTTCCCTTTCCCTATTTGAAGATCCTCCTGTTTGCAAGCGTCAAG GAGTTCTGGCGGAAATTCTTGGAAGGAAGAAGATGGGATTTCAAGTTCAGAGATGA